The genomic window CCGCGGCGAGAACCTGTTCCGCCGCAATGCGTTCAAGAGCATCCTGGTGGCCCGCTACGTCGGTGCCATCCGCCCGTTCGTACCGGCCATCGCCGGCATGATGAAGATGCCGGCCGGCCGCTACGTGCAGGCCAGTGGCATTGCCAGCATTTCCTGGGCGGTGCTGTTCCTGGCCCCGGGCTGGATTCTTGGCGAAGCCTACGACGCGGTGGCCGCCGTGGCCGGCCGTCTGGTGGTCGTGGTCGGCCTGCTGGCGGTGATCCTCAGCCTGGTCTGGGCCATCGTGCTGTACGGCTACCGCTGGTCGGCCGCACGCATGGACAACTGGCTGGCGCGTCTGCTGGACTGGTCCAACCGCCACCCGACGCTGGGCCGCTACACGGTCGGCGTGCTCGATCCGAAGCGCCGCGAATCGGTGCCGCTGGCGATGCTGGCGTTGATGCTGCTGTTGCTGGGCTGGGGCTGGTTCGCGCTGTTGACCGTGGTGGTCGCCCACGGCGAGCCGCTGGCCGTCGACCTGCTGGTGCACCAGGCGATGCTGGCCCTGCGCAATCCGCTGGCCGACTACCCGATGGCCGCGCTGGCGTCGCTGGGCGCCTGGCAGGTGCTGTTGCCGGCCACCGCTGCGGCGATGGGCTACCTGGTCTGGCGCCGGCGCTGGATGGCCGCCGCACACTGGCTGGCCGCGCTGGCGTTCGGCCTGGCCCTGACGATGCTGCTCGGCGCCACGGTGGATGTGGTGCGCCCGGTCGATGCCAGCAGCGGCTTTGGCTTCCCCTCGGTGTCGGTGACCATGGCCACCATCACCTTCGGCTTCTTCGCGGTGCTGATCGCCCGTGAGATGCCCGGCCGCACCCGCGTCTGGCCCTACCTGGTGTCGGGCATCGTGGTCAGCCTGATCGGCTTCGCGCGCCTGTACCTGGGTGCGCATTGGCTGAGCGATGTGATCGGCGGCATGCTGTTCGGCACGTTCTGGCTGCTGGTGCTGGGGATCGCCTACCGCCGCCGCTTCAACCGCTCGTTCTGGGTCAAGCCGGTGGCGTGGCTGTTCTACGGTGTCTTCGCCGTGGCCGCGATGTGGTACGCGCCGCGCAACATCCCGGTGAAGCTGGAACGCTTCGAACCGTCCCTGCCGGCGCCGCAGGCGATGGACCTGCAGGCCTGGTGGCAGCGTGACTGGTCGCAGCTGCCGGCCCGTCGCAACGAGTTCGACGACGACCAGCGCTGGCCGCTGGACGTGCAGGTGGCCGGACCACTGGCCCCGCTGCAGGCACAGCTGGAAGCACGTGGCTGGAAGATGCAGGCGCAGGCCGGCTGGGAGGAAGCGCTGCAGATGCTGGACAAGAACACCGGCGCCGATGCGCTGCCGGTGCTGCCGGCAACGCTGGATACCCGTGTGGAAGCCCTGCTGATGGTGCGCCAAGGCGCGCAACCGGACGAACGCTACGTGCTGCGCCTGTGGCAGGCGCCGGCCCAGCTGCAGCCGGGTGATACCCCGTTGTGGCTCGGCAGCGCGCAGACGCTGCGTTACGAGCGCCACTTCCAGTGGATCGGCATGTGGCATCCGGTGCGCGGCATCGATCCGGCGCTGAACGCGGTGAAGGAGGCCGTGCAGGGCCTGCCGCAGCGCGAGGACGTGCACAGCGAAACCGGGTTGCCGGTGCTGCGGTTGAAGACGGCACGCTGATGGATCCGCCGGGCATGGCCCGGCGCTACCTGCAATCCGCGCCGTGATGGATCCGCCGCGCATGGCCCGGCGCTACCTGCAATCCGTGCCGTGATGGATCCGCCGGGCATGGCCCGGCGCTACCGGAATGCGGCCTGGTAGCGCCGGGCCATGCCCGGCGCAACGTTCACGCCATGCGTGGCTGGCGATCTACGGCATCCAGCCCAGCAACTGCTGCAGCCGCTGATGCGGATCGTCCAGCTGCAACAGCTGCAGGCGCTGCTGTTCGCTCAACGGCAGCAGTTCGGCCAGCCGCCAGCTGACCCAGCTGGCCTGGTCCAGCAGGGCCGGACGGGCCGGGGCAAAGGCCGCCCCCGCCTGCTCGATGATATGGCCCAGCACCGTCGCCAGCAGCGCGTGCTGCGGCCGCAGTTCATCGTCGGGGTCGTCCTCGCACCAGCGCACGTCGGCGACCACCAGCCCGTTGTCACGCACCCGCGTGCGCTCCACATGGAAGCGGCGGGTACCGCGCAGGCGCAGCTGCAGCACGCCGTCGGCCCCGACGTCGAAATCCTCGATCCGCACCTGCACGCCAAACGCGGCCGGTGTGGCCGGCGCCCCCGTCTCGTGCCCCTCCAGGATCAGGCACACGCCAAACCCCTCGCCGCTGCGGCCGGTTTCACGGACCAGATCCAGATAGCGGGGCTCGAACACGCGCAGGCCAACAGCCGCGCCGGGCAGCAGCGTGGTGTGCAGCGGGAACAGCGGCAGCGACGCGTCGCCGCTCATCGCGCCTGCAGGCCGGCGAGGAAACGCCGCGGCGCGCCGTCGAAGCCGCCGTTGGACATGAACACCACATGGTCACCGCGGCGCGCGTCGGCCTGCAGCTGCGCCAGCAGCGCGTCGGTGTCGGGCACCGCGTGCGCTTCGCCACGCACCGCGGCGATCACCGCCGCCGCATCCCAGGCCAGTTCCGGCCGATGCAGGAACACCACTTCATCGGCCAGCGCCAGCGAGGGCGCCAACGCCTGCGCATGTGCGCCCAGCCGCATCGAATTGCTGCGTGGCTCCATCGCCACCACGATGCGCGCATCGCCGACCCTGGCACGCAGCCCTTCCAGCGTGGTCGCGATCGCGGTCGGATGATGGGCGAAATCGTCGTAGACGGTGATGCCTTCGTGGCTGCCGATCACTTCCATGCGCCGCTTGACGCTGCGGAAGCGCGCCAGTGCCGGGATCACTTCGGCCGGGGCCACTCCCACCGCATGCGCGGCGGCCAGCGCGGCCAGGCCATTGAGCACGTTGTGCCGGCCCAGCAGCGGCCAGTGCACCTCGCCCAGTGCCTGCCCGCGATGATGCACGCGGAACGCACTGCCATCGGCGGCCAGCAGCTCGGCATGCCATTCCAGTGACGGGTCGAAGCCGAAGCGCTCGACCGGGGTCCAGCAGCCCATGGCCAGCACTTCGGCCAGGTGCGGGTCCTCTCCGTTGACGATCAGGCGGCCGCGCGCGGGCACCGTACGCACCAGGTGATGGAACTGGCGCTGGATCGCGGCCACGTCCGGGAAGATGTCGGCGTGGTCGTATTCGAGGTTGTTGAGGATCGCCACCAGCGGCCGGTAGTGGACGAACTTGCTGCGCTTGTCGAAGAAGGCGGTGTCGTACTCATCGGCTTCGACAACGAACTCGCGGCCCTGCCCGAGACGGGCGGATACGCCGAAGTCCTCGGCGACGCCACCGATCAGGAAGCCGGGGGCACGGCCGGCGCTTTCCAGCAGCCAGGTCAGGATGGTGGTGGTCGTGGTCTTCCCATGGGTACCGGCCACGGCCAGCGTGTCGCGGCCCGGCAGGACCTGTTCGGACAACCACTGGGCACCGGAAATGTAGCGCTGGCCAGCATCCAGTACGGCTTCCACCGCTGGATTGCCACGCGACAATGCGTTGCCGATGACGACTTCCGAGGTGCCCGGCGGCACGCTGTCGGCGCGGTAGCCCTGGTCCAGGGTGATGCCCAGCTGTTCGAGCTGGGTCGACATCGGCGGATAGATGGCCTGGTCGCTGCCGCTGACGGTCTGGCCCAGTTCCCGTGCCAGGGCGGCCACGCCGCCCATGAAGGTACCGGCGATTGCAAGGATATGTACGCTGCTCATGAGCGGGGATTGTGACCGATCACGGCTGTATAGGGCCATTGTCGGAAACCGGGTAAGAGAACCCCTACACCCACTGTGAGAAAACTCCAATCGCATGTCAGGGAATTCCCGATAGCGATGTTATGTGAACCCGGACACAATTCAGGATGCCAGCCGCAGTACCCGAACCGGTCCTACTCCCCAAGAGGCCATCCCCAAGGGAGCTCATGCTGTGGGGGCCCTGAGCAAGCCCTTTGCTGGCACCTTCCAACGACACAGGCCTGATCCTCGCGGATCAGGCCTGTGTTTTTTGTGCCTGCGAGGGCCGGCAGCCGCCGGCCCACCGGGTCAGCGCTCGAGCGCCGCCATGATGCGGGCTTCGACCTCGTCCAGCTCGCCGACGCCATCGACGCGGGCCAGGGTGCCACGGCCGGCGTAGAAATCGACCACCGGCGCGGTCTGGTCGTTGTAGACCTGCAGGCGCTGGCGCACCGCGTCCGGCGTGTCATCGGCGCGGCCCTGCTCCTTGGCACGACCGGCAATGCGCTCGACCAGCAGCTCGGTGGCCACGTCCAGCTGCACCACGGCGTCCAGCGGCTGGCCGATCTTGGCCAGCAGGCCGTCCATCGCATTGGCCTGGGCCACGTTGCGCGGGTAGCCATCGAGGATGAAGCCCTTGGCGACATCAGCCTGGGTCAGGCGCGACTCGAGCATGCCCAGCAGGATGTCGTCCGACACCAGGTTGCCGGCATCCATCACCGTCTTGGCCTGCTTGCCCAGTTCCGTGCCCGCGGCGATCTCCGCGCGCAGCATGTCACCGGTCGAAATGTGGGCGATGCCCAGCTTTTCCTTCAGGCGCGTCGCCTGTGTCCCCTTGCCCGAACCGGGCGGTCCCAACAGAACCAATCGCATTGACCTGACTCCAACGTGTTGAAAACAAAGAAGGTTCGCGCCCCGGACGGACCGGTATCGCTGCACCGCAATAGCGCCACTTTACCGCATACGGGTAATGTCCCTGCAATGTCCCCTCCCCCGAGCAGGTAGCAGCATGCGTACTGGCACCCTCCTTTATGCCCAATCCGGCGGCGTCACCGCAGTCATCAATGCCACCGCCGCCGCGGTGATCGAACAGGCCCGCGCCAAGGGCATCAAGGTCCTGGCCGCGCGTAACGGCATCCTCGGCGCCCTGCGCGAGGAACTGATCGACACCAGCAGGGAGAGCGCTGCGGCCATCCGGGCCCTGGCCCATACTCCGGGCGGCGCGTTCGGCTCGTGCCGGGTCAAGCTCAAGTCGCTCGACGCCGACCGCGCCCGATACGACCGTCTGCTGGAGGTGCTGCGCGCCCACGACGTGCGCTGGTTCCTCTACAACGGCGGCAACGACTCGGCCGATACCGCGCTGAAGGTCTCGCAGCTGGCCAAGGCGTCCGGCTACGACCTCACCTGCATCGGCGTGCCCAAGACCATCGACAACGACCTGGCGGTGACCGACACCTGCCCGGGCTTCGGCTCGGCGGCCAAGTACACCGCGGTCTCGGTGCGCGAGGCCGCGCTGGACGTGGCAGCGATGGCCGAGACCTCCACCCGTGTCTTCATCTACGAGGCGATGGGCCGCCATGCCGGCTGGCTGGCCGCTGCGGCGGGCCTGGCCGGCAACGGCGATGACGAGGCGCCGCACATCATCCTGCTGCCCGAGCGCGCCTACGACGAGGCGGTGTTCCTGGCCAAGGTGAAGGCCGTGGTCGAGCGCGTCGGCTACTGCGTGGTGGTGGCGTCGGAAGGCATCGCCACCGCCGATGGCCGCTTCGTCGCCGATGCCGGTGGCGGCAAGGATTCGTTCGGCCACGCGCAGCTGGGCGGCGTGGCCGCGCACCTGGCCGGCCGGGTCAAGGACCAGCTGGGCCTGAAGGTGCACTGGGCACTGCCGGATTACCTGCAGCGTTCGGCCCGCCATCTGGCCAGCCGGACCGACTGGGAGCAGGCACAGGCGGTCGGCAAGGCCGCCGTGCAGCTGGCGCTGAAGGGCCAGAACGGGGTGATGCCGGTGATCGTGCGCAGCAGCGATGCGCCCTACCGCTGGAAGATCGAAGCCGCACCGCTGTCGAAGATCGCCAACCACGAGAAGAAGATGCCGGCCGGCTTCATCCGCCGCGATGGTTTCGGCATCACCGCCAAGGCACGTGCCTACCTGCAGCCCCTGATCAAGGGCGAGGCTCCGCTGCCCTATGGCGCCGATGGCCTGCCGAAGTACGTCACGCTGAAGAACGTCGCAGTGAAGCAGAAACTGCCGCCATTCGAGGGCTGATCCGAAAAAGGGGACGGAGAAACATCATGGCACTGCGTGTTGTTCGGCTCGGTACGCCGCGCGCCGCTGGCGAGGGCCTGCGCATCGGCACCGTGCGGCGTCCACCCCGTGGCGTGCCGCGCAGTGAGTTCGCCAGGCAGGACTGGTACGACGTGTGGTTGCCGACACTGTCACCCAGCGCGGCGCTGGTGAAGCAGGCGCATGAAGCGAGGTCTGCCGCCGACTGGAATGCGTTCTTCCGCCGTTACAAGGCCGAGATGAAGGCGCCCGACGCGGCCCACACGCTGGACCTGCTGGCCGCACTGTCGCAGCACAGCGACATCAGCGTGGGGTGCTACTGTGAGGACGAGGCGCATTGCCACCGCAAGGCCCTGCGCGAGCTGCTGGTGGCGCGCGGGGCGAGGTTGGCCGGCTGATGATGGCGGGGTGCCGGCCAGCAACCGGCACCATCGGGTTCTCTGCCGGGCATGGCCCGGCGCTGGCCGTGTGAGCCGCAGTGTGTCCCCGCGATGCGGGTACACGCCGGCTCAGTTGCAGGCCTTGCCTTCCATCTGCAGCTGCGCGGCGAACATCGTCACCTTCGGGATCTGGCCGGCCGCGGCCTGCTTCTTTGCTTCTTCCAGGTAGATCCGCGACTGGCCCTGTCCATCCAGGGCCTGGGTGTTGTTCACCGGCAGGCGCCACACGCGCACCACCGCCTGCTGTGCCGGACAGGCAGCGTTGGGTACACGGATCACGTCGTTGAGCTTCCAGCCCTTGTCGGCGCTCGGCTGCGCCTTGGCGTAGTCGACGAAACGCGCACGCGGCTGGCACTGTTCACTGGTGCGTACGGCGGAGAAGCGGTACGGCTCGGCGGCCTGGCCGGTGAACGCCCCTTCCAGGCGTGCGCAGGCCTCGGGAATCTGCCGCAGGGTGTGCACTGCGCCCACCGCCTGCGGTGCACCGACGGCACGTTGCCGTTCCGGAGTCTCCGCGGCCAGTGCCGGTACGGCCGGGACCAGAGCGGCAAGCATCAACAGGGACAGGCGCATGGGGAATCTCCTACGGGACTGTGCGCAGGCTTGCAGAGGCTGGCTTAACGGGGTGCAAAGGCCTGCGGCTTTCGAATCATGCCCATGGACTGGCGGCATGCGCCGCGGCTCGCAGGAGCCAGTCGAGCATGGCCTCCAGAAGCCAGTCGAGCACGGCTCGACTCTACAGGGCGCCGAACGCATACTGCAGCCACCAGGGAATGCTGAACACCGCCATACGTCGGACGACCGCCACGGTCGGCACGGGTTGGTTCCAGGCTGCAGCCCGTCGTCCCCCTCGTGGTGCCGTTCATCGCCACTGGATGCTTGTCCATCCATTCTGCGGAGGGGTCTAATGCTGGAACGTCACGGGCTGTCACTGGCGCTGGGCTGCGCCATTCTCGCGATCCTGTTCGGAATCGTCTCGGCGCGCTGGATCCTGCGCCAACCCACCGGCAACGAACGCATGGTCGCGATTGCAACGGCCATCCAGGAGGGCGCGCGCGCCTACCTCAACCGCCAGTACCTGACCATCGGCATCGCCGGCGTGGTGCTGTTCGTGCTGGTCGGCATCTTCCTGAGCTGGTACACCGCGATCGGGTTCGCCGTGGGCGCGGTGTTGTCCGGTGCGGCCGGCTACATCGGCATGAACGTCTCGGTGCGCGCGAATGTCCGCACTGCCGAAGCCGCGCGCCATGGCATCAGCGCGGCGATGGATGTCGCCTTCCGCGGTGGCGCGATCACCGGCATGCTGGTGGTCGGGCTGGGCCTGCTGGGCGTGGCCGGCTACTACGCCCTGCTGCTGCGGCTGGGCCTGCCGATGGAACAGGCGCTGCATGCGCTGGTCGGCCTGGCCTTCGGCTCCTCGCTGATCTCGATCTTCGCGCGCCTCGGCGGTGGCATCTTCACCAAGGGCGCCGACGTCGGTGCCGATCTGGTCGGCAAGGTCGAAGCCGGCATTCCCGAGGACGATCCGCGCAACCCGGCGGTGATCGCCGACAACGTCGGTGACAACGTTGGCGACTGCGCCGGCATGGCCGCCGACCTGTTCGAGACCTACGCGGTCACCGTGATCGCCACCATGCTGCTGGGCAGCCTGATGCTGAGCGAAGCCGGTGCCAATGCGGTGCTGTACCCGCTGGTGCTGGGCGGGGTCTCGATCATCGCTTCGATCATCGGCGCGCTGTTCGTGAAGGTGAAGCCTGGCGGCTCGATCATGGGCGCGCTGTACAAGGGGGTCATCGTCTCCGGCGTGCTGGCCGCGATCGCCTTCTACCCGATCACCACCGGGCTGATGGCCGACAACGTACATGGCCCGATGGCGCTGTACGGCTGCGCGTTGATCGGCCTGGTGCTGACCGGCCTGATCGTATGGATCACCGAGTACTACACCGGCACCCAGTACAAGCCGGTGCAGCACGTCGCCCAGGCGTCGACCACCGGCCATGGCACCAACATCATCGCCGGGCTCGGCATCTCGATGAAGTCCACCGCGCTGCCGGTGATCGCGGTGTGCGCGGCGATCTGGGGTGCGTATGCACTGGCCGGGTTGTACGGCATCGCCATCGCCGCCACTGCAATGCTGTCGATGGCCGGCATGATCGTCGCGCTCGATGCCTATGGGCCGATCACCGACAACGCCGGCGGCATCGCCGAGATGGCCGAGCTGCCCTCGGAGATCCGCGACATCACCGATCCGCTCGATGCCGTGGGCAACACCACCAAGGCGGTCACCAAGGGCTACGCGATCGGCTCGGCGGCACTGGCCGCGCTGGTGCTGTTCGCCGACTACACGCACAACCTGCAGGCCGCCAACCCCGGCCAGGAGTTCCGCTTCGACCTGAGCGACCACACGGTGATCATCGGCCTGCTGATCGGCGGGCTGATTCCCTACCTGTTCGGTGCGATGGCGATGGAAGCGGTCGGCCGCGCCGCCGGCGCGGTGGTCGAGGAAGTGCGGCGCCAGTTCCGCGAGATCCCCGGCATCATGCAGGGCACCGGCAAGCCGCAGTACGACAGGGCGGTGGACATGCTGACCCGCTCGGCGATCCGCGAAATGATCGTGCCGTCGCTGCTGCCGGTGGCGGTGCCGGTAGTGGTCGGCCTGCTGCTGGGGCCGCGCGCGCTGGGCGGCCTGCTGATCGGCACGATCGTCACCGGCCTGTTCGTGGCCATTTCGATGACCACCGGCGGCGGTGCCTGGGACAACGCCAAGAAGTACATCGAGGACGGCCACTTCGGCGGCAAGGGCAGCGACGCGCACAAGGCGGCGGTCACCGGCGATACCGTCGGCGACCCGTACAAGGACACCGCCGGCCCGGCGATCAATCCGCTGATCAAGATCATCAACATCGTGGCGCTGCTGCTGGTGCCGCTGCTGTAGATCCACGCGATGCGTGGTTGATGGATCCGCCGCCCGTGCCGGTCAGCGTCCGCGCAGGTAGAACGCCACCGGCACCATCACTTCCACCGGGTCGCCGGCCACCTCGGCCGGCGGCGCCGGCACCGGGCTGGCACGCTGCACGGTCTCCAGCGTCTCTTGGTCAAGCAACGCAAAGCCGCTGCTGCGCTCGACGTGCGGCGCGGACACGCGACCGTCGCGGGCGACGGCGAAGCGCACATAGGTGATGCCCTGCTGGCGCAGCCGCTCGGCCTGCCGTGGATAGCGTCGATGCTGCTGCAGATGCCCCAGCAGCAACGCCTGCCAGGTGGCGTTGGCGCGACTGCGCTCGCCCGCTGTGGTGCGCGGCGCCGCGTAACTGGCCGCCGCCTGCGCAGGAACGTCAGGCGGTGCCAGGGTTCGATCGACAGTGGCGTCGGCGGTGTCCTGTGTCGGCTCCGCAGGCGGCTCGTGGGGGGGTGCCAACGTTCCCTGCGGCTGCGGCGGCGCCTTGATCGGCTCCTGCGGCCTGGGCAGTGGCGCGCGCCGTTGCTGCTCCTGCTGCAGCGGCCCTGCCGGCAGCGCGCGCGGCGGTACCGGTGGCGCCTGTGCGGCCGGTGCCAGTTCCAGCATCAGGGCAGCGGCAGGCGCGACCGCCGCGACCCTGGGTGCCCGCACGGCCCACCACCACGCCGCCGCGATCAACAGCGCATGCGCCAACAGCACGATCACCAGGCTCGTTGCCCAGCGCTGCAGTCCGCTCATCGAGCGCCCTGCTCCAGGCCCACCAGGGCGACCTTCAGGTAGCCGGCGTGGCGCAGGGCATCCAGCGCAGCCATCAGCTCACCATAGGGCACGCGCTGGTCCGCGCGCAGATAGATGCGCTGCGAGGCATCGCCTGCGGTTGCCGCCTGCAGCGCAGCGGGCAGCGTCGCCTGCGTAACGGGCTGTTCGCCAACGCGCAGCGACAGGTCGGCCTGCACGGTCACATACACCGGCGCGCGTTCTGCCGGCGTCGCCTGTGCGCTGCTGGCTGGCAGCTGCACGGGCACCGACACCGTCGCCAGCGGCGCGGCCACCATGAAGATGATCAGCAACACCAGCATCACATCGATGAAGGGCGTGACGTTGATCTCATGTGCTTCTTCCGGTGATTCCTCGCGCCCGGATGCGGTCCTGATCGCCATCGTCGTGCCTCAGTGCACGGCACGCAGCGGGCCGGCCGTCACCCGTGGCGCGGCGCGATCCAGATCGCGCGACACCAGCTGCTGCACCGCGGCGGACAGATCGCCCAGCAATCCGCGCAGACCGGCCAGCACACGGGTGAAGTGGTTGTAGACCAGCACCGCCGGAATCGCGGCAACCAGGCCCAGTGCGGTTGCCAGCAGCGCCTCGGCAATGCCCGGGGCGACCACCGCCAGGTTGGTGGTGTTGCTGTGGGCGATGCCGATGAAGCTGTTCATGATGCCCCACACCGTACCGAACAGACCCACGAACGGGGCCACCGCACCGATGCTGGCGAGCACGCCGATGCCGCGACGCTGGCTGCGTCCTGTCTCCAGTTCCAGCCGCTCCAGGCGTGAGGCCACGCGTTCCTTGATGCCCTCGCGTGCATCCAGTTCCTGCGAAAGCCGCAGCTCGGTACGCGCGGCATCCAGCATGGCCGCAGCGATGCCCTGTTGCAGCGGGCCGCCCCCATTGCCGGCCGGCAGGCTGGGCGCAGACAGCAGCAGCGCACGTGCGGCACGCAGCGCGCGGGCCTGCCGGGCAAGTTCCCATCCCTTGGCCAGCAGTACCGTCCAGGTTGCCAGCGAGGCCAGCGCGAGCGCGATCATCACCGCCTTCACCACCACATCGGCGGCCAGGTACATGCCCCAGGGCGTGAGGGCGGGGGCGGCCACGGGAGCCAGGTCAGCAGGCAGCATCATCGGGGGTTCCATTGGAATCGGGGGGCGTCGCACGGCGGCGGGAGGCGCGCGGATCGGCCGCATCGTCCACTTCCACCAGCGGCGCAGGATCAGACCGGGGCGCCGGTCGACTCAGCACATAGCCGGCGCTGACGGCAAAGAACAGGCCTACCCCCAGCAACAGCCGCCAGGAGGGATGCGCGCCCCAGCAGAAAAGCGCGAACCCCACCGCCATGCCGGCGCTGGCGAACGCCTTGCCCTTGCCGGATACCGCGCCCTGCTCGCGCCACAGCCGCAACGATGGGCCGTAGCGTGGATGGGCGAGCAGGCGCTGCTCGAACTTCGGCGAACTGCGGGCGAAGCAGCCCACCGCCAGGATCAGGAAGATGGTGGTGGGCATCACCGGCAGCAGTGCGCCGATCACGCCCAGCGCGACCATCAGCCAGCCCAGCACGAACCAGAGCCAACGCATCAGCCGTGGCCCTGTGCTTGCCCGTGCATCAGGAGAATTCCACTTCAACATGGCCATGCACGCTGCGGAACGCGGCATCGGCGGCGTCGATCACCTGCTGCTCCTGCGCCGGGGTCAGCGGCACTGCATCGAGCGCGGCGGTGAATTCGCGCCAGTGCCGTGCGGCGCCATCGGGGTGCGCTGCCAGGTGACGGGCACCGAAATCCCGGTCCAGGCCCAGAGCGCCGGCCATCTTGTACAGCACGGTGCCGCCCAGGTTGGAGCCTTCGGCAACATACAGCCAGCCCAGCGCGGTCGGCAGCGGCAGGTCGTCGCCCAGGGCCTGGATGTCCTCGCCGGGCAGGGTCTGTTCCAGATCCTGCAGGTCGCTGCGGACCTGCTGCAGGCGGCGGCGCTCGGACAGGTCGGGCAGCAGCGCGTCCAGCGCGGGGCTGGCATACAGCGCGTCGATGCTGCGGTGGAAGCGGTACTGCACGCGCAGGAAGCGGGCAAAGTTGCTGCGGTCGGCGAAGATGTCACCGGCCATGATGCGCTTGTCGAGTGCACCATGGCTGTCGCGGGTAGCGGCCTTCAGCCGCACGCTGCGGCTGCTTTCGTGGGATGTCTGGGCGGTCATGGGGGCAATGCCAGCGGAAGCGTCCTCCTGTAGACGCTCCCGGCGGGACTTCCCCCAAGCCCGCTTGCACCGATAATGCTGCTTTCCATTCACCTGCCAGGCCACTACCGATGATCACCACCGAACCCCGCATGACCAACCTGTTCCTGCAGCTGGGCCTGGATGCCAGTGCCGAGGGCATCGCCACGTTCATCCGCGGCCATCAGCTCGCTGCCGACGTGGAAGTGGCCGACGCGCCCTATTGGAATGAAGCGCAGCGCCAGTTCCTGGCCGAGTCGCTGCAGGCCGACGCCGCGTGGAGCACGGTTGTGGATGAACTGAACGAGTCGCTGCACGAAGAAGCGGTGAAGGCTGCGCGCGGGGTGTAAGCAGACGCCGGGCATGGCCCGGCGCTACCCTGCAGCTGGTCAATGGATCCACGCCACGCGTGGATCGCCAATCAATACCGCCAGGTGATGGCCAACCGCGCGGTGCGACCCGGGGCAGGCATCACGCCCAAGGCAAGCGGGTCCAGATAGTACCGATCGGTCACGTTGTCCACATTCGCTTCCACCGACCACTGGTCGTTGAAGTTCCAGCTCGCAAACAGATCCACCAGCGTGGTCGGCCGGTACAGCTGCTGGATCGCCGACAAACCAACGTTCCATTCCTTGTCCAGCTTGCTGATGGGCCCTGCGTTGTGCACCACGCGGGTACCGAAGGTCAGGCGCTCGTCGAACAGGCGCGAGCCCACGGTCAGGTTGACCATGTAGCGCGGCGGGTTCTGCGTGTTGCTGTAGGAGCCTTCGAAGCCGCCATCGACGCAGTCGGGGGTGTTGGCCAGCTCCGCGATCTTCCGCTGCACGCCGTAGGCGCGACGCTCGGCGGCGATGTCCGGCGCGCAGGTCTTGGCCTTGAAGTAATAGTGCGCCGACAGGTCGGCGAACAGCTTGCCGGCGTCATAGCTGGACTGGAACTCCAGACCCGAGACCTTGAAGCGATCGACGTTGCGGATCAGGCCGGCCGACAGCGTGCGGTAGTCGCGGGTGATCAGGTCGTCGATGCGGGTATCGAAGTACGCCAGCTTCAGCGCCAGCCGGTCGCCCGCGGTGAACAGGTCATGCTGGATGGTGCTGGCACCCAGTTCCCAACTGTGCGCACGCTCGGGCTTCAGCTCGTCCACCGGCTTGGCGGCGGTGAACAGGCCCAGCGTGGTCTCGAACAGGCTCGGCAGCTTGGTCCCTTCGGCGTATTTCAGGTAGACCATGCTGTCTTCGCTGAAGCGGAACGCCACGCTGGCGGTCGGCGAGAACGCGCTGTCGCGGCGGCGGATCGGCGTCGACCAGGTCCAGCTGACCGGCACGCGCAGGTCTTCGGCCGCATCGGCATCATAGAAATTCCAGCCGCCGATGTCGGCCACCGTGCCCTTCTTGTAGGGCGAGGCCAGCAACGAGTCCTGGGTGAA from Stenotrophomonas sp. 704A1 includes these protein-coding regions:
- a CDS encoding bifunctional DedA family/phosphatase PAP2 family protein, with translation MDSSWIDATLAWIAAHPVLAGAVIFLIAFCDAVIILGAIVPALPLLFAVGVFIGLGQISGPYAVAAAALGAFAGDGISYWIGRRWGDRLRGIWPFSRYPQLLDRGENLFRRNAFKSILVARYVGAIRPFVPAIAGMMKMPAGRYVQASGIASISWAVLFLAPGWILGEAYDAVAAVAGRLVVVVGLLAVILSLVWAIVLYGYRWSAARMDNWLARLLDWSNRHPTLGRYTVGVLDPKRRESVPLAMLALMLLLLGWGWFALLTVVVAHGEPLAVDLLVHQAMLALRNPLADYPMAALASLGAWQVLLPATAAAMGYLVWRRRWMAAAHWLAALAFGLALTMLLGATVDVVRPVDASSGFGFPSVSVTMATITFGFFAVLIAREMPGRTRVWPYLVSGIVVSLIGFARLYLGAHWLSDVIGGMLFGTFWLLVLGIAYRRRFNRSFWVKPVAWLFYGVFAVAAMWYAPRNIPVKLERFEPSLPAPQAMDLQAWWQRDWSQLPARRNEFDDDQRWPLDVQVAGPLAPLQAQLEARGWKMQAQAGWEEALQMLDKNTGADALPVLPATLDTRVEALLMVRQGAQPDERYVLRLWQAPAQLQPGDTPLWLGSAQTLRYERHFQWIGMWHPVRGIDPALNAVKEAVQGLPQREDVHSETGLPVLRLKTAR
- a CDS encoding LON peptidase substrate-binding domain-containing protein, translated to MSGDASLPLFPLHTTLLPGAAVGLRVFEPRYLDLVRETGRSGEGFGVCLILEGHETGAPATPAAFGVQVRIEDFDVGADGVLQLRLRGTRRFHVERTRVRDNGLVVADVRWCEDDPDDELRPQHALLATVLGHIIEQAGAAFAPARPALLDQASWVSWRLAELLPLSEQQRLQLLQLDDPHQRLQQLLGWMP
- the mpl gene encoding UDP-N-acetylmuramate:L-alanyl-gamma-D-glutamyl-meso-diaminopimelate ligase, with product MSSVHILAIAGTFMGGVAALARELGQTVSGSDQAIYPPMSTQLEQLGITLDQGYRADSVPPGTSEVVIGNALSRGNPAVEAVLDAGQRYISGAQWLSEQVLPGRDTLAVAGTHGKTTTTTILTWLLESAGRAPGFLIGGVAEDFGVSARLGQGREFVVEADEYDTAFFDKRSKFVHYRPLVAILNNLEYDHADIFPDVAAIQRQFHHLVRTVPARGRLIVNGEDPHLAEVLAMGCWTPVERFGFDPSLEWHAELLAADGSAFRVHHRGQALGEVHWPLLGRHNVLNGLAALAAAHAVGVAPAEVIPALARFRSVKRRMEVIGSHEGITVYDDFAHHPTAIATTLEGLRARVGDARIVVAMEPRSNSMRLGAHAQALAPSLALADEVVFLHRPELAWDAAAVIAAVRGEAHAVPDTDALLAQLQADARRGDHVVFMSNGGFDGAPRRFLAGLQAR
- a CDS encoding adenylate kinase, whose product is MRLVLLGPPGSGKGTQATRLKEKLGIAHISTGDMLRAEIAAGTELGKQAKTVMDAGNLVSDDILLGMLESRLTQADVAKGFILDGYPRNVAQANAMDGLLAKIGQPLDAVVQLDVATELLVERIAGRAKEQGRADDTPDAVRQRLQVYNDQTAPVVDFYAGRGTLARVDGVGELDEVEARIMAALER
- a CDS encoding 6-phosphofructokinase: MRTGTLLYAQSGGVTAVINATAAAVIEQARAKGIKVLAARNGILGALREELIDTSRESAAAIRALAHTPGGAFGSCRVKLKSLDADRARYDRLLEVLRAHDVRWFLYNGGNDSADTALKVSQLAKASGYDLTCIGVPKTIDNDLAVTDTCPGFGSAAKYTAVSVREAALDVAAMAETSTRVFIYEAMGRHAGWLAAAAGLAGNGDDEAPHIILLPERAYDEAVFLAKVKAVVERVGYCVVVASEGIATADGRFVADAGGGKDSFGHAQLGGVAAHLAGRVKDQLGLKVHWALPDYLQRSARHLASRTDWEQAQAVGKAAVQLALKGQNGVMPVIVRSSDAPYRWKIEAAPLSKIANHEKKMPAGFIRRDGFGITAKARAYLQPLIKGEAPLPYGADGLPKYVTLKNVAVKQKLPPFEG